The nucleotide window GTTCACGGAACGCATTTCCGGGTTTTTTAGGTCGGGTGAGATGGGCCTTACGCGGCCGAAAGGACCGCTCAGTTGAGGAGCAAAGGGCGCCAGTAATGCGGGGCTCGGAAGATTGGGGAAGGCGGCCAGTGCTGCAGCCCCCGCGGGTGTAGAGTTGTCGATGGTAACCGTATTCAATGTCGTGCCATCGAAGTTAAGTGAATCCAGCACTACGTTGTTGAAGGCGAGCATTGTTGTCTCGGCAAAGGACAAACGGAACAGTGTCTTGTCCCACGGAGCGTAGGTGAAACCCAACCGGGGCTGCCAGTTGTTTCCGTCAGATGAACAGGCCGAAATCAGACCGTTACCCTGGAAACAGGTGCCGTTCGGACCGGGAATTTTGCCGCCTTTAAATGCGCCGGCTTCAAAGTCATATCGCAATCCGGCGTTCATGGTCAGCTTGCGGCTGATCTTCCATGTGTCCTGGATGTAGAACCCGTAGATGTTGTCCTTGGAGGTGACTTCTCCCGGGCCAAACGCAATCGTCAAACTGGTCGGAACGAAGGGGTCCGTTGGGGTCCCAGTCCCGCTGGCGGTGTATTGTCCAAAGTGAAACTGCGGGAAAAGCGAGTTCCAGGGATAGTAGCTGATGTTGAACCCGGTTTTCCATGTGTGGTTCCCGTGGACCCAGGTCAAGTTGTCAATATATTGATACCGCTTTTGCAGGCCACCCTGGGGGCAGCAGAAATCTGCGCCGGTCGTCGCATCTCCAAGATCGGTGTGGATGATTCCGGGAGCGCTGCTGGCGTCAGATGTCGCGGTGACAAAACGGTAAAAAACAAACCGGGCTTCGTTCGTCAGGTTGGACGAGAGCGAAGAAACCAAGCCTACATTGACGCTGGCATTGTTAATCGTGCTGCTGGTGAGGCCATCTGGCGTGATGTTAGTTCCCGTTTGGACGATAACGTTTGCTTCCCGAAGGCGGTCCACTGCATAGCGCGCTGTCAATAAGTGCTTGTCTGTGATGTGGTAATCGATCTTTGCAGAATAGAGCAGGTTATTGACTGGCGACTGAACCGTAACGTTGCCCCCAAGTTCAGGGGGGGGAGTTAACGTGAGCGGGACAGCTTGGCGGCTTAGCTCATAGCTGGTAAACCAGAAAAGTTTATCCTTCTTGAAGGGACCGCCTAAAGTGAAACCACCTTCCTTGCGGTGGAAAGGGGCGCGCGGACAACCCTCGATCGATGTCGGATCGGGGCAGCGCGGGTCGCCAAGAATTCCCACATTATAAAAGGGATCAGATGCGGCCAGGTTTCGTCCGCGGAAATACATGTGACCATCGCCGTGAATACTGTTAGTGCCGGACTTCGTTACAACATTCATTACCAGGCCGGTGGCCTGGCCGTATTCCGCGTTGTAGTTGTTGGTCAGAACCTGAAATTCCTGCACCTCGTCAATGGATGCGCCTGTGCTATCACGGCCGGAAACCAGTTGGTCAGTTATGTTGGCGCCATCTACGTTGTAAAGATTGCCGCGATTGTTGATGGAGCCGGGAGAGATAAGATCGGTGGTCAAGCCGCTGGTATCAGACTTTACGCCAGGGGCCGTAAGCGCGAGCTGGGCGTAATCATTCACTGTGCCGCCGGCGCCAGCCAGTGTAGGCAGTCGTTCCATATCCAGGTTCGTGATATTGGTGGAGACATCAGTCTTGGTGGTTTCGATTAGAGGGGCTTGCGTGGTCACTTCCACGCTTTCTGTTGATCCTGCCACGTTTAACTTGAAGCCGAGGTCTCTCTGGTCGCCCAAATTCAGAACGATATTTTTTGTTGAACCCGGCGCAAACCCTTTTGCGTCAACGGCCACGTCATAAGTGCCAGGTTGAAGGTTGGGAATCACATAGTTACCGGTCGAGGTGGTTGTTGCTGATCGGCCTGTGCCCGTTGCCTGGTTGGTTGCGGTCACCTTGGCGCCCGGAACGACCGCTCCCTGCGGGTCAACCACGGTACCCGAAATTTGTGCGCTGGATGCGCTCTGTGCATTTGCCATAAATGGCAAACAGCAACATAAGAATGCGATCGTACAGAACTGTTGCAGACGCTTCATCGAGGATCTCCTTGATCTAGCTTCTTCATCTCCCTCTCCATGGTTAGAGCAACAGCGCACTCCAGCATCGCTGAATGCAAGAACCGAGAGACGCGGAGAATTTTAAACCCTTTTGGTAATACGTCTAGTGAAAATAAATGCCTTCTGACGAAATCGGTAGTGGATTGCTTTTCATCACGAAATTTAACTCTCGATAACTATCCAGAAATCCGTATTACTGAATATCGAGCGAGGCGCCACATGTTTTGTGGCCACTCAGACAATGCCGGTTAAGCGAATGTCATCGCGCGGCATTGTCCAACGGAAAGTTTTGCGCCGTCGCATAGTTCGTGCCGGGGTGCATTCATAGTGCATGTGAGGTTACGAAGGTAACAGCCAGTTCCATAATGGGAAATACCCGCGTTAGCTATCCGGGTTCGGCCGTGTGACTCTGGGTTTCATCGGATTTTGCCGGATTTCGGGGGTATATCTTGGAAAACACAGCAGAAGCTAAATGACCTGCGGACATGTACTAATGTGTTGATTCTTAAGGTATATAACTGAACGTGTGTACCTGGGTACCGATTGACATTCGAACAGTTGTTGCTATATTCGCGCCTGAGGCCTGTAAAACCATGAACAATATATATGACGCGATAAAAGAGAAAGAAAACCAAATCGCCATTTTCCAGGCGCAAATCTCAGGCTTGAATGCCGAGATTGAAGCCCTGCGAGTAGCAGCGCGAATCCTGGAAGGCGGCAGCGCCCAGGGCGTTCCGGAAGCGGCACGTCCGGTGGCAGTGCAAACATCCAGCAACGGCGGAGACAAAACCAAACGGGTTTGGCCGTAAAGACCGGCCGCTCGTCGCCGTACACGCGTCCATTCCCTCGCTCCCAAAGCGAGTCCCCCACGCAACGCGTAACCGGCAAAGCGCTCACGTCTTACGTTCGCGGCCCGGTTGGTTTTTGGTCCCAGGATACGGCAGAGCGGTGATCGGGCCATCGGCGTCAGCCGGGGCGGGATGTGTGAACGTGCAGAAGCGCATGGAGCGGATTTGATTCGAATCGCTCTTTGAACGCTTCGACAGAAATATTTTCCGGGGCAACACAGCGAGTTCAAATTAAAAAGAAAAAATAGAAGTTTGAGGGACGGCGTACACATGGCAACCCAAGCAGATACTGCTAACAGCACCGCGAGCAAGAGAGGCCGTGGCGCCTCGCCGGACGATCTGGCGGTAGTGGCGCAACGCGCCCAAGCCTTTACCAACGCTTCCGGAGTGGCCATCGCACTAAGCGAAGGCAACGCCGATGAGATCGTATGCCGCGCACGTAGCGGGGCCAGCGCGCCGGAGGTCGGTGCGGCGTTGCGCGTCAATGGGACCTTTACCGGACTCTGCATTCAAACCGGCAAAGAGTTGCGTTGCGACGATTGTGAGACGGATACGCGCGTCGACACGGCCGCGATCCGCGCACTGGGAATACGCTCCATGGTAGTGACGCCGATCCGTGAAGACAGCCGGGTGGTTGGCGTATTGGCGGCATTTGCGCCTACGCCGCACGCTTTTACCATTACGCATGTGGCCGTGCTTAAAACCATGGCCGATCAGATTTCCGCGCTGCTGCAAAAGGAGCGTCGCGCCCGCGAGGAGAATCCGCAGGTGGAAGCTCCGCGGCAGCCAGTGCCGGCAATCACGGCCAAACCCGTGGCAGTCCCGGCGCCCACGCCAGTGCAGCCGCCCGTACAGGCAACTCCTCCGGCCGTGGTGATCAAGCCTTCGTCTTCAGCCCCGCGCGCGGCCGCCACGGCCCCTGCCAAAGCGGAGCCTATCAAGAGTGCGCCTCTGGAAGTGGTTCCGCTTGCCACGCCGCCCAAAAAAGAAGAGAAGCGCTTTGAAGCCGCACCGCGAGCAAATTTTGGCACGTTTGATTCAGTGGCGGCAGAGGATAAAAAATCCGGAAGCCGATTCATGATGATTGGCGTGGTTGCGGTGCTGGTGATTGCCGCTGCGGCCACGTTTGCCTTCCTGAAAATGCAAAAGCCCAAAACCGCCGCGCCGCAGCAGACGCAGGAAGCCGCGAATGTGCCTCCGGCCATTGTGCCGCCATCCGGTACGGGACAGCCCGCTTCCGGCGCGACGGCTGCGGCCGCTACGCCAAGCACAATTTCGATGCCTCCGGCTGCAAAGTCTGTAGCGGAGAAACCATCGGCCAAGACGGTTGCCGAGAAGAATTCATCGCCGGCAGAAAAACCTGTTGTCACGGAGAAGCCGGCGTCGGTCGCTACTCTTGGCAGCACCGGAACGTCCAGGATCGCGAAGCAGAACACGGTGACAGCAGCCCCGGATGTAGCCCCTTCTTTCACCGCGGACACCACGAATTCGGCAGCGCCTTTATCCAGTCTGGCGCGGCCTGTAGCATCCTCGGCGCCTTCGGCGGCTGCGATTGAGCAATCGCAGCTTGAGCCTCTTCAGGTGCTCAGGACCGGCCCACTCGTTTATCCGGCCATTGCCAAAGCCCGTGGCATCACCGGCCCTGCCGTTGTGTTAGTTACGGTAGGAAAGGATGGCAAGCCATACAATCCGAAATTTATGAGCGGACAGCCCGTTTTCAAAGATGCCGCGATTCAGGCGGTCATGGGTTACCTGTTCAAGCCGGCCAAGCTCAACGGCCAGCCGATTGAACAATCAACCACGATCAGGCTGAATTTCCGCTGATCAATACCTGATTCAACGTACCGAGGCGCATCTTGAGAGCGATTCAGGATGCGCCTTTGGCGTTTCTGGGAATCGTTGCACGCGGTTGCTTTCAGGATGTTGCCTAGGCGCGGGCCGTCTGCTGGGTCGCCACGGCACGGCGCGCACGTATGCGCGATACCACCCAGATGACGAGTCGATAAGAGAGCAGGATCGCGAGTACCGCGCCGTAGGTCAAAGGTCGGCGCAAGTCTGCCTTGACCAGCCAGATGAAATGGATCACGCCCGCAGCCGCGCTGAAGTAGATAAGGCGGTGCAGCTTTTGCCAGCGCTTGCCGCCCATGCGGCGAATCCAGCCCTTTGTGGAGGTGAGTGCGAGCGGCAACATCAGGATCCATGCCGTCACGCCTGCGGTGATGAATCGGCGCTTGGCAATATCGTGGAGCATTGCATGGACGTCAAAAAACTTGTCGAGCCAAATGTACGTCATCAAATGCAGTGAACCGTAAAAGAACGCGAATAGCCCCAGCATTCGGCGGAAGCGGATCAGCCAAGTCAGGCCGCTGAGTTTGCGAACCGGCGTAACGCTGAGCGTGATCAGCAGGAACGTGAGCGTCCACCTGCCGGTGGTCCGCGTGATTACATCAATGGGATTCGCGCCCAGGCCGTCATGAAAGCCTTTCCATGTAAGCACAAAGGCCGGCCCCAGGCAGAGGAGAAACACCGGCGCTTTCAATGCTCGAATAAACTTTTCCGGCAGCGATTTCATCAGTAATTTTTTTGCAGGTCCATGCCCGAGTAGAGGCTTGCGACCTGATCAGCATAGCCATTGAACATGAGCGTGGGGCGCTTGCGAAATTCGCCAATCCGGCGCTCACTTGCCTGGCTCCAGCGCGGATGGTCTTTCTGCGGATTCACGTTGGAATAAAAGCCGTATTCATCGGGAGCCATCCTGTTCCACGTTGTCGGCGGCATGGAGTCAGTAAAACTGATCTTTACGATCGCCTTGATGCCCTTGAATCCGTATTTCCACGGCACCACCAAACGCAGGGGGGCGCCATCGACGTTGGGAAGAACTTCGTCGTACAGGCCGACGGCCATGATGGACAGCGGATGCATGGCCTCATCCATGCGCAGGCCTTCAACATAAGGCCAGTCCAGCACGCCACTGCGCTTCTGGTTGGGCATCTGATCGGGAGCGAGAACGGTCTGAAACGCGACAAACTTTGCGCTGGGGAGCGGATCTGCGGCTTTGATCAACGCGCTGAGCGGGAATCCGACCCAGGGAATAATCATGGACCAGCCTTCAACGCAGCGATGGCGATAGATGCGCTCTTCCAACGGCGCAAGCTTCATGATGGCGTCAATATCCAGCTTCTTGGGCTTCTTCACCATGCCATCAATTGCGACGATCCATGGGCGCGTACGAAAGTTTTTTGCTAGCCCGTTCGGCTCGTATTTGTCCGTGCTGAATTCGTAGTAATTGTTGTAATTCGTAATGTCCTTGAATGATGTGGGAGTCTCTGAGGTGCTGAGCTTGCTTTTCACAATGCCGCTGAGTTTTTGGCCGTCGGCATGGACGGTCTCAGATGCGCTCATGTGGTCGCGCAGGTAAAAGCCGCCTGCCAGCGCCGCACTCGCTGCCGCCGCACCAGCAATAAACTTGCGCCGGGTCAGGTAGGTCGATTTGGGAGTGATCTCTGAGGACGGTATGTCAGTTGGTTTCTTGATCAGCATATTATTCCGTGCACCCTTGCTTCTATTTTACTGCCCCGCCACCGATATCCGGCACTTACTTTGAGATGATCTGGCTTGCAGAAAGATACATTTGGAGTACGAATTTGGGGAGCGCTTGGATTTTTGAGGCACGCAAAGAGTGCAAGTTGCTGAGATATTGGACGTTCCATCTTCAGGTCCATGGCGATGAGAGAATCCCTTGAAGCTGCTAAGCTAGCCCCGTACATGGAAAATCCGAGACTTCTACTCTTCCTTCTCTTATTGGTCGCGGCCACACGCTTGTCTGGCCAGCAGGGGCCCCCAAGCCGCGCCGATTTTGCGCGGATTGGGGTAGAGCAGGGGCCCCCAAGCCGCGCCGATTTTGCGCGGATTGGGGTAGAGCAGGGGCCCCCGAGCCGCGCCGATTTTGCGCGGATTGGGGTAGAGCAGGGGCGTCCATCTTCGCAGAGCGGCTTTGATATCGAAGCCGCTTCCCGCTTCGCGCAACTCGCGCTCGACTGCGTGCACAAGGAGTATCCCAATAAGATCGCGCATTCGATGAATAGTGATGCCGATGTCGCACCGCCTCGTAAACTCACGCCTTCTTTCTACGGCTGTTACGACTGGCACTCCTCGGTCCACGGACATTGGCTTCTCGTGCGCCTGGCCCGCACCTTTCCTGACGCGCCTTTCGCGCTCCAGGCGCGCGCAGCGTTGCAGCAGAGCCTGACGGCAGAGAACCTGCGCACGGAGGCCTCATACCTGCAAGCTGAGGGCCGTGCCAGCTTTGAGCGGCCATACGGCCTAGCCTGGTTGCTGCAGCTTGCTGTGGAACTGCGCGATTGGGCGGCAGATGATCCGAAGAACCTGACGGTCCACGCGCTCTATGTCAACCTGCTTCCACTGGAGCAAAGCGCCGTGGATCGCCTCAAGGTCTGGCTGCCCAAGCTCTCTTACCCGGTGCGGATCGGAGAGCACAACCAGACTGCATTCGCCATGGGCCTGATGATCGATTACGCGCGCCGCGTCGATGATCAGGATTTCACAAAGCTGCTTCTCGCCAAGGCGCGTCAATTTTATCTCGCAGATAAGAACTGCCCTCTTTCCTACGAGCCTTCCGGCGAAGATTTTCTTTCTCCCTGCCTGGCTGAAGCCGATCTCATGCGCCGCGTGCTCTCTCCGCCGGATTTTGCCTCCTGGCTGCACACATTTCTTCCGCAAATTCCTCGCGACGGCTCCGCCGGTTGGCTGCCGACCCAGAAATCCACCGACCCATCCGACCCCAAGCTGGGTCACATCGACGGCCTGAACCTGAGCCGGGCGTGGATGCTCGAGGGAATAGCCTCAGGACTTCCAGCGAACGATCCGCGCCTGAAATCGCTCGCGGCCTGCGCCGCAGCGCACCGCAGCGCCGGTCTGGCTGCTGTCACCGGCGAGCACTACGAAGGCGGACACTGGCTGGGCAGCTTCGCCGTGTATCTCGTCACTCGGCGCGGCATCGCCAAATGAACTTGATCGTGGGCTGTAACGATTTCAGATTTCGCCGACCTGAGGCCCTGTTCGACCTTGCCAACCCCCTAGTGCAGGCGATTACTGTCGGTCAAACCCCACAAACACCGGCTCCGGCTGCAACCGCACTCCCCAGATTTCGAATACCTTTTTCTCGATTTGGTCTTTGAGGGCGAGAATGTCTTTTGCCGTTGCGCCGCCGCGGTTCACGAGTGCCAGAGTATGTTTGCGCGAAATGCCGACCGGGCCCAGCGAATAGCCTTTGGAAAATTCTGACTGCTCCACCAGCCACGCGGCTGCGAGTTTTACCCGACCATCGGCGGCGGGATAGCGGGGCATGGTCTTGCCGGGAGCGCGCTTCTCCGCCAGTGCCTGAATGCGGCTCCCTTCAGCGGCGCTGACGATGGGGTTCTTGAAGAATGATCCGGCGCTGCGGCAATCTTCGTCGCCTTCAACCAGAAGCATGGCCTTGCTCTGGCGGATGGAACGCACTGCATCGCGCACTTGGTGCAGCGTGGGTTTTTCAACGTTACTGGCTGCGAAAAAGTTTTTTACGTCAGCGTATTCGATTTTTGGTTCAACGTTGCGGCAAAGTCGGTAAGAAACTTCCAGCACAATGAACTCGCCCCGGCGCGCGCCGTTGAAAATGCTGGAGCGATAGGAAAAGCCGCAGTCGGCTTTGCTGAGGTCTAGCACCGTGCCGGTAGCGATCTCCAGCGCGCGCACGTGGGTGATGGTTTCAGATACTTCCTGCCCGTAAGCGCCCACATTCTGGACCGGCGTGCCGCCCACCGTCCCGGGAATTCCGCTCAGGCATTCAATGCCGCCGCAATTTTTGCTGATGGCGAGCGCCACAAGCGAGTCCCAGTTTTCACCGGCGGAGGCGTGGAAGAGCATCTTCTGGAGGTCACCCTCAAACTCCACGCCCGCCAGAGATATTTTCAGGACCAGGCCGGGCCAGCCGCTATCGGCAACAACAAGGTTGCTGCCGCCGCCCAGGACAAAAAGTGGTAGCTTCTGCGCGAAGGCGAAGGCCACCGCTTCGGAAACTTCATGTTCCGAATGGGCGTCTACAAAGTAACGCGCCGGGCCACCGACGTGAAAAGTGGTCAACGGTGCAAGGGGGATGTTTTCCTGGGTCCTCAAAAGATTCGTAACAGATTACAGCACAAGGCCGTTATGGAAAAGAGTTTTTAATTGGTAGAATAGAGAGCAGATCAGATCGGGAGGAAAGAGAAATGTATCCAGAGGGAATGGTGGCGCCCATGCGCCAGGAGCTGACAGCAGGCGGCATTCAAGAAGCGCGGACCGCGGCCGACGTGGAAAATGCCATCAACCAGAAAGGCACCGTGATGGTAGTGGTGAACTCCATCTGCGGATGCGCGGCAGGCAGAATGCGTCCCGGCGTGCGCGCGGCGATTCAGAGCGGCGTCCGTCCGGACCGTATGATCACCGTCTTTGCCGGACAGGACCGCGAAGCGACCGACGCGGCCCGCAGCCATTTCACAGGTTTTCCGCCAAGTTCGCCTTCAATTGCCTTGATGCGCGATGGACAACTTGTCTACATGATGCAGCGCCACGACATTGAGACGAGCGATCCGAATACGATTGCCACCCGGCTGAAGCAGGCTTTTGAGAAGCATTGCGCGAAGGAAGCAGTCAGCAATTAGTACTTAGTAATTGGTACTTAGTAAAACAGGGGCACGCAAATGCGTGCCCTTTGTGTTTTTGGGGAGGCAAAAAGCAGAGATGAAAATCAGGCTTTGCTAGGCCATGTGGTTGTGATTACAGGGGCAAGCCGCACTCTTCCAGATTGTCTTGGGAATCAATGCGCACAAGTAGTTAGGGCAGAGAGAGTGGGGTATCGCTGCCTAGTTCTAATTTATAAAAATCTCTTATTTTGGCTGTCTGTTGCAAGAATGGACACTTTAAGAAATGATTCCGGCATATAATTCGCGCACTTTCCTGTCTGTACAAACAAATTAGGCGGACTCAAATCTCAGATCAGGACTGAAAGGGGCCGTTTTGTCTACTTATCAAAATGAAATTAAAGCAATTGCCATAGCTAATAATGATTATGTACACGTGGCTTGGAATTTTGGCGCGCAACCAATCGCGGGCTGTGGGGGCTTCGCTGTCTACAGGATCGAGAAGGGTGGCGATCCTAATGGCCAAGCGTTGCCTGCGTTCGATAGAGACAGTAGCGGCAAGCGGCTGAAGGTTACCTGTGAAGACCAACCGATTCGCAAATACAACTGGCGCGATGTCTACGCGAAAAGAGGCGGCACTTACAAGTATAAAGTGATACCCATGCGCGCTCCGCGACAGCCGCTTACCAGCCTCGCAGTGGCAGAGACGGATTGGGTCGTCGTGTCCGGCAAGTATGACAAGGTGCAGGTTTACTTCAACCGGGGCATTCTGGGAACCCAGCACACGGCTGACGATCTGTGGAACCCTGCCAAGAAGAAGCCGGATTTTGCCAAGATCGAACAGAAGATCAATGATCCTAAGGATGATTTAAGGAAGTCGCTATGCGGCCAATTATATGAAGCACTGACGCAACTTCTTGATCGCGCCAAAAGAGACGGTGGTTCCTGTTGGGCCTCGCTCTATGAAATGACTGACCCGCAGCTTATTGACCGTCTGACTGAATGTAAAGACCTGCATCTCATTCTTTCGAACGACAATGACGAAAAGCAACAAAACAAGAAGAAGGTTGTCATCTATGACGGCAAGAACCAGCCTGGTGTGAAGAAGTTGAAGAACGCCAAGGAGATCATTCGCCGCTATATGCCGTCTGGACACATCGGACACAACAAGTTCTTTGTCTATTGCGACAAGGTGGGAAACGCAAAAGCCGTCCTTACGGGGAGCACCAATTGGACGGCGAGTGGTCTTTGTACTCAGAGCAACAATGCGATCCTCATCGAGGATGACCGCCTGGCGTCCGACTATTTGCAATATTGGAAAGATTTAAAAACGGATGCGCTGGCAGCGGGAGTGCCCAAGCAGCCTGCTCCGATGAAGGGGATTCAGGGCCAGGTACTGCGCACTGCCTGCGCCACGCCGCGAGACCCCCTCCCGCAAGAGAACAAATCAACCGTTACTGTCTGGTATTCTCCCAATACTCACGGGGCGATGAAGTCGGGAGCCAAAACTGCGCCGCCAACCCCGGTGGACATGCAGCGGGTCTATGACCTGATACACAAGGCGCAGCAGTCAGTTTTGTTCCTGGCCTTTATGCCAGGAAAGGCAGGAAGCGAAGGCAGCTTCCATTTCCTCAAGGAACTGGCGAAGGCTGCGGCGGCAAAGCCAGAGCTCTTTGTTCGCGGCGCAGTCAGCGATCCCGACCTGACGAAGGAATTTGACCTCTCCATTTTGACTTCCGGTGTGTCAGAGGACGCCATGATTTCCTCGCCGCAGGGAATTTTCAAGAATTTCGAAGCATGGCGTGAGGAGATTTACAAGTATGGGCATGCAATCATTCACGACAAAACCATAGTTATTGATCCGTTCGGTTCCAAATGCGCCGTCATTACCGGAAGCCACAACTTAGGCTTCCGAGCTTCCTCCAATAATGACGAAAACATGCTAATTATTGAAGGCGACCCGGAAGTGGCGAAGGCATATGCAGCCCACGTGATGGACATTTTTGAGCACTATCGTTCCCGCTGGATTAATGCCGGTCACAAAACGGACGACTACGATCCGCGCCAGGACCCGAACTGGCAGCAAAGATACTTTGAAGATTTTCGTCCGGCTTATGCGGAACGGCTCTTTTGGATAGCGAGTGGCGGCGCTCTTCCCCTACTGAAGCCGAATCCTCACACCAAAGGTGTGGGCAAGCATCTGGAGCAGGCAGCAGAAGCGAAGAAGGAAGCAGCGGCGAAGCGCAAAGCCATGAAGAAAGCTGCAGGCTCGGGATCAGGGGATTAACCTCAGGAAAGGATTCACTTGGGAAGAAGGGCTGGAGCCCAGCCCTTTACGTTCTTTAACGTGGCCTACTTTCCCGGCTTCTCCGCCTTCTTGGGCGGCGGAATGCTGATATCGATCATATTCACCTTGCCAAAGGTTGAGAGCTGGCGGTCAAAATCCTTGGCGTTGCCGACTACCAGCACCGCCATCTTTTCCGGGTGGAGATATTTGCGGGCCACGCGATCAACGTCAGCGGGCGTGACCTTTTCAATTCCCGCGCGGAACTGCTCCAGGAAGTCCGGCGGGAAGCCATAGAACTCATAGCGCATACGCTCTGCCAGGACTTTCTGCTTGGAATCAAACTCAAAGATGAAGGAATTCAAAATGGCGTCTTTGGCTTTTTTCATTTCAATCGGCTGGACTGTGCCGGTAATGAGCTTTTCCATCTCCTTGCGCAGCGCATCGATTCCGGCGGCGGTTGTTGCGCTTTTGGTCCCCATGGCAAAGCGGGTAATCCCGGAATGATCAAATGCCGTCCCTACGCCACCGCCCACGGAGTAAGCCAGCCCAAGCTTGGTGCGAATATTCACGAACAGGCGGGAAGAGAATCCGCCGCCAAATAACTCATTCATGACATCAATAGCGTAGTAATCGGGATTGCGGCGATCAATGCCGAGGTCAACCATCTCAATGGAACTCTGGTTGACATCATTTTTTTCTACAAAATAAATTCCCGGTGTGGGGCCGTGAAAAGTAATCTTCGCGGGGACAAATGGCTCGCCTTTGGGCATGTTGCCAAAAGCCTGACGCAACTTTTGTTCCATGGCGGCGGAATCAAAATCACCGGCAAGACCCAAGATCATGTTATTGGGCGCGATGGTGCGCTTGTGCCATTGCATCAAGTCTTCACGCGTGATGGCCGCCACGGTGTCATACTCAGCCGTGCGGGAATAAGGATTGTCCGGGCCATATGCCAGCTTGGCAGATTCGCGGCCGGCGATTTCGTCGAGATCGTCATTGCGGCGCGAGATCAGGCTGAAAAACTGTTGCTTCGCAAGATCAATTTTGTCCTGGCGAAACTCCGGGTTTTCCAGAAGATCCAGCACGACGGGGAAGACCTGATCATAATTTTCCTTCAGCGATGACCAGGAAAGAAAGGTCGAGTCCGCGCTGTCTGAAGCTTCAACGCGCGCGGCATGGGCCTCAAGAAAATCGTCAAGCTCGTCACCGGTTTTGCTTTTGGTGCCGCCCGTGCGCCACACATCGGCATAAAGGGAGATCATGCCGATCTTGTCCGCCGGCTCTTCACGCGATCCGCCACGGATGCGGATGGTGCCATCAATCAGCGGCAGTTCGTGGTCTTCCTGCAGGAAGATCACCATTCCGTTGGGCAGTTCCACACGGCGCGGCTCCTGCGGCTTGAATTGATGCAGCGGCGGAATGGGAACTTTTTGCCATGATGTGGCCGGCGCGGCAGAAGGCTTGGCTGTTGCCTGTGGGACTTTTGGCGGAATGGGTTTCCGGGCCTGGGCACCCGCGTTAAGAGCCAGCCCGTTCATTGCGAAAATTATTGTTATGAAGAGCAAGAATTTCACCTTGTTCATTTC belongs to Terriglobia bacterium and includes:
- the msrP gene encoding protein-methionine-sulfoxide reductase catalytic subunit MsrP — its product is MLIKKPTDIPSSEITPKSTYLTRRKFIAGAAAASAALAGGFYLRDHMSASETVHADGQKLSGIVKSKLSTSETPTSFKDITNYNNYYEFSTDKYEPNGLAKNFRTRPWIVAIDGMVKKPKKLDIDAIMKLAPLEERIYRHRCVEGWSMIIPWVGFPLSALIKAADPLPSAKFVAFQTVLAPDQMPNQKRSGVLDWPYVEGLRMDEAMHPLSIMAVGLYDEVLPNVDGAPLRLVVPWKYGFKGIKAIVKISFTDSMPPTTWNRMAPDEYGFYSNVNPQKDHPRWSQASERRIGEFRKRPTLMFNGYADQVASLYSGMDLQKNY
- a CDS encoding TonB-dependent receptor, which produces MANAQSASSAQISGTVVDPQGAVVPGAKVTATNQATGTGRSATTTSTGNYVIPNLQPGTYDVAVDAKGFAPGSTKNIVLNLGDQRDLGFKLNVAGSTESVEVTTQAPLIETTKTDVSTNITNLDMERLPTLAGAGGTVNDYAQLALTAPGVKSDTSGLTTDLISPGSINNRGNLYNVDGANITDQLVSGRDSTGASIDEVQEFQVLTNNYNAEYGQATGLVMNVVTKSGTNSIHGDGHMYFRGRNLAASDPFYNVGILGDPRCPDPTSIEGCPRAPFHRKEGGFTLGGPFKKDKLFWFTSYELSRQAVPLTLTPPPELGGNVTVQSPVNNLLYSAKIDYHITDKHLLTARYAVDRLREANVIVQTGTNITPDGLTSSTINNASVNVGLVSSLSSNLTNEARFVFYRFVTATSDASSAPGIIHTDLGDATTGADFCCPQGGLQKRYQYIDNLTWVHGNHTWKTGFNISYYPWNSLFPQFHFGQYTASGTGTPTDPFVPTSLTIAFGPGEVTSKDNIYGFYIQDTWKISRKLTMNAGLRYDFEAGAFKGGKIPGPNGTCFQGNGLISACSSDGNNWQPRLGFTYAPWDKTLFRLSFAETTMLAFNNVVLDSLNFDGTTLNTVTIDNSTPAGAAALAAFPNLPSPALLAPFAPQLSGPFGRVRPISPDLKNPEMRSVNFGIEHQFTNTLKAGVQYIGQFGFGLFGERDFNAPTLNADPNHPGFFFYSPARPNTQFAAVRTNENSRTSHYNGMLVSVEKNMSRHIQFNASYTWSHALTSGEDFFGLSEPGDFVNTRPELGPAFNDIRHAVNMGVVLDSGKMTSNHFAGVFANNLGLSWVGQLQSGRPYPLSTGTAPFGGSARFFGAGSETQQRPNVAADGTVNTSGIASFDGGNALFGPGAVAACIAGGFPAAQCQSIQNAFAPPAGVTFTGAVDAVTGDAVTFSKVNGDVGRDAARGSPFYKFDASLHKSINMPKYENIKVELRFDAFNVFNHTNATLFNTNDVLNVLGPSVTNAGSPGATVNPDFFTCTGCMRPNGTYVGTNGKTLTLADLQKGGRILSSPFNGLGDPGSDDGPRKLQLSFHVRF
- a CDS encoding TonB family protein produces the protein MATQADTANSTASKRGRGASPDDLAVVAQRAQAFTNASGVAIALSEGNADEIVCRARSGASAPEVGAALRVNGTFTGLCIQTGKELRCDDCETDTRVDTAAIRALGIRSMVVTPIREDSRVVGVLAAFAPTPHAFTITHVAVLKTMADQISALLQKERRAREENPQVEAPRQPVPAITAKPVAVPAPTPVQPPVQATPPAVVIKPSSSAPRAAATAPAKAEPIKSAPLEVVPLATPPKKEEKRFEAAPRANFGTFDSVAAEDKKSGSRFMMIGVVAVLVIAAAATFAFLKMQKPKTAAPQQTQEAANVPPAIVPPSGTGQPASGATAAAATPSTISMPPAAKSVAEKPSAKTVAEKNSSPAEKPVVTEKPASVATLGSTGTSRIAKQNTVTAAPDVAPSFTADTTNSAAPLSSLARPVASSAPSAAAIEQSQLEPLQVLRTGPLVYPAIAKARGITGPAVVLVTVGKDGKPYNPKFMSGQPVFKDAAIQAVMGYLFKPAKLNGQPIEQSTTIRLNFR
- a CDS encoding sulfoxide reductase heme-binding subunit YedZ, which gives rise to MKSLPEKFIRALKAPVFLLCLGPAFVLTWKGFHDGLGANPIDVITRTTGRWTLTFLLITLSVTPVRKLSGLTWLIRFRRMLGLFAFFYGSLHLMTYIWLDKFFDVHAMLHDIAKRRFITAGVTAWILMLPLALTSTKGWIRRMGGKRWQKLHRLIYFSAAAGVIHFIWLVKADLRRPLTYGAVLAILLSYRLVIWVVSRIRARRAVATQQTARA